A region from the Arachis ipaensis cultivar K30076 chromosome B01, Araip1.1, whole genome shotgun sequence genome encodes:
- the LOC107611823 gene encoding uncharacterized protein LOC107611823, producing the protein MAWAIELSQYDLQYEPRQAIKAQAMAHFLVEVTGEAPDVLSTRWKLHVDGASNQTFGGAGIILENSAGVAYEQSIKFDFPVSNNQAEYEALLGGLILAKEVGASRVEVSSDSQIVTSQINGSYQARDALLQNYLKKIDPIFRYLEHGETPPDEKEAQATKREAPKYVIIQGQLYKRGLHQPLLKCLRPDQTDYVLSEVHEGCCDHHIGGRSLARKIIRAGYYWPTMMSDAQEFIKKCKKCQQNANFHKAPPEELNLMMAPRPFAQWGFDLLGPFPPGPGFGIPETVISDNGTQFTDKKFKGFLAGLKIKQRFSSVEHPQTNGQVEAANKVILKGLKKRLEGKKGLWADELASVLWSYKTTPQSSTGETSFRLTYGFDAVISVEVGEPSPRVLLGGGSEAIEKDLVDETRQMAHLAETAIKQRIALRYNGKVLKRSMGEGDLVLQHNDIGLPTLGEGKLAAN; encoded by the exons ATGGCATGGGCGATAGAGCTGTCTCAATATGACCTGCAATATGAACCCAGGCAGGCAATCAAAGCCCAAGCCATGGCACATTTCCTGGTAGAGGTTACAGGGGAGGCTCCCGACGTACTCagcacacggtggaagctccatgttGACGGAGCATCTAACCAAACGTTCGGAGGGGCCGGGATCATTCTTGAAAACTCAGCAGGAGTAGCCTATGAACAATCAATCAAGTTCGACTTTCCAGTATCCAACAATCAGGCAGAGTACGAGGCCCTGTTAGGAGGGTTAATACTAGCCAAAGAGGTCGGAGCATCAAGGGTAGAAGTCAGTAGCGACTCCCAGATCGTTACCTCTCAGATAAACGGCAGCTACCAAGCCAGGGACGCACTACTACAAAATTACCTGAAAAAG ATAGATCCTATTTTCCGATACCTGGAGCATGGAGAAACACCCCCAGATGAGAAAGAAGCACAAGCTACCAAGAGGGAAGCCCCCAAATACGTAATCATACAAGGGCAGTTGTACAAGCGAGGGCTCCACCAACCCCTACTCAAATGCCTGcgccccgaccagacggactacgtccTAAGCGAAGTCCACGAGGGGTGTTGTGATCACCACATCGGGGGAAGATCGCTGGCAAGAAAGATCATCCGAGCAGGATACTACTGGCCCACAATGATGTCGGATGCCCAGGAGTTcattaaaaaatgtaaaaaatgcCAACaaaatgccaacttccacaaggcACCACCCGAAGAACTCAACTTGATGATGGCCCCCCGACCTTTCGCCCAATGGGGATTCGACCTATTAGGACCATTTCCACCTGGGCCTGG GTTCGGAATTCCAGAAACTGTCATATCGGATAACGGGACAcagttcaccgacaagaagttcaAAGGATTTCTAGCAGgattaaaaatcaaacaaaggtTCTCTTCAGTCGAACACCCCCAAACCAACGGCCAGGTGGAGGCAGCTAACAAAGTCATCCTAAAAGGGTTAAAGAAGCGACTTGAGGGAAAGAAGGGCTTATGGGCAGACGAGCTAGCTTCAGTACTATGGTCTTACAAGACCACCCCTCAATCATCTACCGGTGAAACCTCCTTCCGACTCACATACGGGTTCGACGCAGTCATCTCAGTCGAGGTTGGGGAACCGAGTCCAAGGGTACTCCTCGGAGGAGGAAGTGAAGCAATCGAAAAGGATCTGGTTGATGAGACAAGGCAAATGGCGCACCTGGCAGAAACAGCTATAAAGCAAAGGATAGCCCTAAGGTACAATGGCAAGGTGTTAAAAAGAAGCATGGGAGAAGGTGACTTGGTCTTACAACACAACGACATAGGGCTACCAACCCTAGGAGAAGGCAAGTTGGCCGCAAACTGA